One window of the Emcibacter sp. genome contains the following:
- the aroA gene encoding 3-phosphoshikimate 1-carboxyvinyltransferase translates to MNQLTSSATDKITGIINVPGDKSISHRALIMGSMAIGETIVSGLLEGEDVLNTAAAMKALGADIYRDELAKWHVHGVGTGGLSEPAGALDMGNSGTGARLLMGLVSTYPFSTTFVGDASLSSRPMKRVTVPLEKFGAEFHGSEDGTLPITVKGTDAPLPISYDVPVASAQVKSAIMLAALNTPGITTIFEKTPTRDHTERMFHFFGVDTITTPKDGGRVITVSGQPELTARELIVPGDPSSAAFPVVAALITPGSDITINNIGLNPDRTGLFITLKEMGADIEFLNEREECGEPVADLRVRHSSLNAITVPEDRAPSMIDEYPILCIAAAFAEGTTVMRGAEELRVKESDRIDIMVRGLGACGIKVEEFADGMAITGSGEKPEGGALVETRLDHRIAMSFLILGLQSHKPVTVDDGSVIETSFPTFRSLMNGLGANIQPAAGAPA, encoded by the coding sequence ATGAATCAACTGACATCCTCTGCCACAGACAAAATAACCGGAATAATCAACGTTCCGGGAGACAAGTCAATTTCACACCGTGCCCTGATTATGGGCAGTATGGCCATTGGCGAAACAATTGTTTCCGGCCTGCTGGAAGGTGAAGACGTGCTGAATACAGCCGCCGCCATGAAAGCGCTGGGCGCAGATATTTACAGGGATGAGCTGGCAAAATGGCATGTGCATGGCGTTGGCACAGGCGGCCTGAGCGAACCGGCCGGCGCTCTTGATATGGGCAATTCAGGGACCGGCGCCCGCCTGCTGATGGGCCTGGTTTCCACATATCCGTTCAGCACGACCTTCGTCGGCGATGCCTCCCTGTCGTCGCGGCCGATGAAACGTGTCACTGTCCCGCTGGAAAAATTCGGCGCGGAATTTCACGGATCGGAAGACGGCACCCTGCCGATCACCGTCAAGGGAACAGACGCCCCCCTGCCCATAAGCTATGACGTGCCGGTGGCCTCCGCCCAGGTCAAATCGGCGATCATGCTGGCCGCCCTCAATACGCCCGGCATCACCACCATTTTCGAAAAAACACCGACCCGGGACCATACGGAACGCATGTTCCACTTTTTCGGCGTCGACACCATTACGACGCCAAAAGACGGTGGCCGGGTCATTACCGTCAGCGGACAGCCGGAACTGACGGCCAGGGAACTTATTGTGCCCGGCGATCCGTCTTCGGCGGCTTTTCCCGTTGTTGCCGCACTGATCACCCCGGGCTCGGACATCACCATCAACAATATTGGCCTTAATCCGGACAGGACCGGACTGTTCATCACCCTGAAGGAAATGGGAGCAGATATCGAGTTCCTCAATGAGCGTGAGGAATGCGGCGAACCGGTGGCCGACCTCCGGGTCCGTCACAGTTCCCTGAACGCCATCACGGTTCCCGAAGATCGGGCCCCGTCCATGATTGATGAATATCCAATTCTGTGTATCGCCGCGGCTTTTGCAGAAGGCACCACTGTCATGCGCGGCGCCGAGGAACTTCGGGTCAAGGAGAGCGACCGCATCGACATCATGGTCAGAGGTCTCGGTGCCTGCGGCATAAAGGTTGAGGAATTTGCAGACGGGATGGCCATTACCGGCAGCGGTGAAAAACCTGAAGGCGGCGCCCTGGTGGAAACCCGCCTCGATCATCGCATTGCCATGTCTTTCCTGATCCTGGGACTACAGAGCCACAAGCCGGTAACCGTGGATGACGGATCCGTGATCGAAACCAGTTTCCCGACCTTCAGGTCGCTGATGAATGGCCTGGGCGCCAACATTCAGCCTGCGGCGGGGGCCCCGGCATGA